One genomic segment of Candidatus Zixiibacteriota bacterium includes these proteins:
- the mutS gene encoding DNA mismatch repair protein MutS, producing MTPLMRQYYRIKSQHPDKILFFRMGDFYEMFGDDAIKAAPILNVALTSRGNIDGEKIPLAGVPYHAMDKYMARLLAAGEKVVVVEQVEDPKFARGVVKREVVEIMTPGTATLEGMTEASAPLYLAAVYAESEKKLGLSYIDLTTGKIFVYEGQKGDVSQRLQILSPREILVPQNSNGSSELSPVSHLLTRTLSRQVTPAEEHNFDYRNAVSELQQFFGVSTLDGFGVGHFREGLAAAGAIFRYLRENNRTKLDHITQISPADYEQHMLLDYNTVRNLELVRNLSDNSEQGSLFHSLNRTSTAGGARRLRESILRPFKSRALIDRRMAGVAELYQIRELATKLSQLLKGLPDWERLCGRLGMRKINPRQLASIGDAIRLGKDAVELTQALQAEVFRAGCGAYPELREVAEIIERAIVEEPPLTSAKGDIIRPGYSDELDRLVESIREAREYIASLQKTERERTGIASLKVGFNKVFGYYIEITRSNLDKTPENYIRKQTLVNAERFITEDLKAKEELILAAEEKIFSLEERLFNELVDAVAQSIKRQLEAAEILAELDLIVSLANLAVEKMYVQPEISESPILEIKGGRHPVIEEILPPGTFIPNDLSLDMNRERIMILTGPNMSGKSTYLRQIGLIVILAQIGSFVPAEKAVVGLVDRVFTRVGAVDNLARGQSTFLVEMIEASNILNNATENSLILLDEVGRGTSTFDGLSIAWAVVEYINENIKARTIFATHYHELTGLAALYDKVRNFQVAVKRWQEEIVFLHKIVPGGCDDSYGIEVARLAGVPRKVIGRARELLKLLESGKFSQSELARGIQKNINQHSLFEKPPSELEEELRRLDMNGLTPLEAFRLLNKWKERLDEQ from the coding sequence ATGACGCCGCTGATGCGTCAGTATTACCGAATTAAGTCGCAGCATCCCGACAAAATATTATTTTTCCGAATGGGGGATTTTTATGAAATGTTCGGAGATGACGCCATCAAGGCGGCGCCGATTCTCAACGTGGCGCTGACTTCCCGTGGCAATATTGACGGAGAAAAGATTCCGCTGGCCGGGGTGCCGTACCACGCTATGGACAAATATATGGCGCGGCTGCTGGCGGCCGGGGAAAAAGTGGTTGTGGTGGAGCAGGTGGAAGACCCCAAATTTGCGCGGGGCGTAGTCAAAAGAGAAGTGGTGGAGATAATGACCCCGGGCACCGCCACCTTAGAGGGCATGACCGAAGCCAGCGCTCCCCTCTATCTCGCCGCGGTCTATGCCGAATCGGAGAAGAAACTGGGGCTGTCATACATAGACCTGACCACCGGGAAAATTTTTGTCTATGAAGGGCAGAAAGGCGACGTGAGTCAACGTCTGCAGATTTTGTCGCCGCGCGAGATTCTGGTTCCGCAGAATTCCAACGGCTCCTCCGAATTGTCGCCTGTCTCGCATCTTTTGACCCGGACATTGAGTCGTCAGGTTACTCCCGCCGAGGAGCACAATTTCGACTACAGAAATGCAGTCTCGGAGCTGCAGCAATTCTTTGGAGTCAGCACTCTGGACGGTTTCGGGGTAGGTCATTTCAGAGAGGGGTTGGCGGCCGCCGGGGCTATTTTTCGCTATTTGAGAGAAAATAATAGAACAAAACTGGACCATATAACACAGATTTCGCCGGCCGATTACGAGCAGCATATGCTGCTTGACTACAACACCGTCCGAAATCTGGAACTGGTGCGAAATCTATCCGACAATTCCGAGCAAGGCTCGCTTTTTCACTCCCTTAATCGTACCTCTACGGCCGGCGGCGCCCGACGACTCAGAGAAAGCATTCTCCGTCCCTTCAAATCGCGCGCTCTGATTGACCGACGTATGGCTGGCGTGGCGGAACTGTATCAGATACGGGAACTGGCGACAAAACTTTCCCAGCTGCTGAAAGGGCTTCCGGACTGGGAGAGACTCTGCGGCCGTCTGGGAATGCGCAAGATTAATCCCCGCCAACTGGCGTCGATAGGCGATGCCATTCGACTTGGGAAAGACGCAGTGGAATTAACTCAAGCGCTCCAGGCGGAGGTCTTTCGTGCCGGCTGCGGCGCTTATCCTGAATTGCGCGAGGTTGCGGAAATAATTGAGAGAGCCATAGTCGAGGAACCTCCTTTAACTTCGGCCAAGGGAGACATTATCCGGCCGGGTTACTCGGATGAACTGGACCGGCTGGTTGAGTCGATTCGGGAGGCGCGGGAATATATTGCGTCTCTTCAGAAGACGGAGCGAGAGCGAACCGGCATAGCCTCTCTGAAGGTTGGATTCAACAAAGTCTTCGGCTATTATATCGAAATCACTCGGAGCAATCTGGATAAGACACCTGAGAATTATATCAGAAAGCAGACTCTGGTCAATGCCGAAAGATTCATAACCGAAGACCTCAAGGCTAAAGAAGAGCTGATACTGGCGGCGGAAGAGAAGATATTTTCACTGGAAGAGCGTCTGTTCAATGAACTGGTCGACGCCGTGGCGCAGTCGATCAAAAGACAATTGGAAGCGGCGGAGATTCTCGCTGAACTCGACCTCATAGTCTCATTAGCCAATCTGGCAGTAGAGAAAATGTATGTTCAGCCGGAAATCAGTGAAAGTCCGATTCTCGAAATTAAAGGAGGGCGCCACCCGGTAATTGAAGAGATTCTTCCGCCCGGGACATTTATCCCTAACGACCTGAGCCTGGATATGAACCGCGAGCGGATTATGATTCTGACCGGTCCGAATATGTCGGGTAAATCAACCTACCTTCGGCAGATAGGATTGATTGTAATACTGGCGCAAATAGGCTCTTTTGTGCCGGCGGAGAAGGCGGTTGTTGGGCTGGTTGACCGGGTCTTTACCCGCGTCGGCGCCGTCGATAATCTGGCACGGGGACAATCAACATTCTTAGTGGAAATGATTGAGGCGTCAAATATATTAAATAACGCCACCGAGAATTCTTTGATTCTGCTGGATGAGGTAGGCCGGGGAACTTCCACGTTTGACGGTCTCTCCATCGCCTGGGCGGTGGTTGAGTATATCAATGAAAACATAAAAGCCCGGACAATATTTGCGACTCATTACCATGAGTTGACCGGTCTGGCGGCGCTCTATGATAAAGTGCGGAATTTCCAGGTGGCGGTGAAGAGATGGCAGGAAGAGATAGTATTCTTGCATAAAATTGTTCCCGGCGGGTGTGATGACTCTTATGGCATCGAAGTCGCCCGTCTGGCGGGAGTGCCGCGCAAAGTTATCGGACGGGCGCGCGAGCTCTTGAAACTGCTGGAGTCGGGGAAATTTTCGCAGTCGGAACTGGCGCGCGGAATCCAGAAGAATATAAATCAACACTCTCTGTTTGAAAAGCCACCCTCGGAACTGGAAGAGGAATTGCGGCGGCTCGATATGAACGGACTGACACCGCTTGAGGCATTTCGACTGCTGAATAAATGGAAAGAGCGGCTTGATGAGCAATAG
- the mutL gene encoding DNA mismatch repair endonuclease MutL, with the protein MSNSPSLATRRRIRPLPERLVNKIAAGEVIERPAAVLKELVENSLDAGATRVDIVVEKSGTKLISVADNGCGIAAEQIEVAFARHATSKISDFSDLENLASYGFRGEALPSIASVSRTRLVSRTEEADSGQEIIIEGGVVQNLKPIAAPVGTIVEVSNLFFNTPARRKFLKAEVTEARHLTRTAVALALSAPHIKFSYRLNGKEVYNLSAETDSSFRRRVSNLLFAGQENSLLELRSQIDGIDILGYISTPQSARQNQYGLYLFINGRFIKSTNLMHAIIAGYGEALPRGNYPAGAVNLRIEPSRVDVNVHPTKAEVRLSEESQVHDLLFQAVRRGLRESGQNPGSIASTGVTADAKTWVRQAYRRADAAPSGGFAANQEFLKQLYGGMDSGQTVDSSAAHNDSRQELPGVELVDVTTGEMLTRDEILFLGQFAELYLIFMSRVEIFVIDQHTAHERVLYEENLETINRGSGVAQNLLFPVTISLAPDRYALFEETAGLLQAAGFVAEPFGPRTVLLSAVPSVLSRKSPEKVFLQIIDDIGVIKGAEHDLKKAVAQSIACRSAVMSGDRLGAEEALNLFKRLLAAKDNYCCPHGRPTIFRISKSELDFKFGRK; encoded by the coding sequence ATGAGCAATAGCCCGTCACTGGCGACCCGGCGAAGAATTCGTCCGCTTCCGGAACGGCTGGTAAATAAAATTGCCGCCGGCGAAGTAATCGAGCGGCCTGCCGCTGTCCTCAAGGAGCTGGTGGAGAATTCTCTTGATGCCGGCGCCACCCGGGTCGATATCGTCGTTGAAAAATCAGGCACGAAACTGATATCGGTTGCCGACAACGGCTGCGGCATTGCCGCCGAGCAGATTGAAGTCGCCTTTGCCCGTCACGCTACCAGCAAGATAAGCGATTTTTCCGACCTGGAAAATCTCGCCAGTTACGGATTTCGCGGCGAGGCTCTGCCATCGATAGCCTCTGTTTCGCGGACGCGGCTGGTTTCACGAACGGAAGAGGCCGACAGCGGACAGGAAATAATAATTGAGGGGGGAGTGGTCCAGAATCTCAAGCCGATTGCGGCGCCGGTCGGAACCATAGTGGAAGTCTCCAATCTTTTTTTCAACACTCCCGCGCGCCGAAAATTTTTGAAAGCGGAAGTCACCGAGGCGCGCCATCTGACCCGCACCGCCGTGGCGCTGGCTTTAAGCGCCCCCCATATCAAATTCAGTTACCGCCTCAATGGTAAAGAGGTTTATAATCTGAGCGCCGAAACTGACTCCAGTTTCCGTCGGCGTGTCTCCAATCTGCTCTTTGCGGGACAGGAAAACTCCCTTCTCGAATTAAGGTCGCAGATTGATGGAATTGATATTCTGGGATATATCTCCACGCCGCAGAGCGCCCGACAGAACCAGTATGGACTTTATCTTTTCATTAACGGCCGCTTTATTAAATCGACCAATCTAATGCATGCTATCATTGCCGGGTATGGCGAAGCGCTGCCGCGCGGAAATTATCCGGCCGGCGCGGTCAACCTCCGTATTGAACCCTCGCGGGTTGATGTCAATGTGCATCCCACCAAAGCGGAGGTGCGTCTATCCGAAGAAAGCCAGGTGCACGACCTGCTGTTTCAGGCGGTGCGACGGGGGCTGCGGGAGTCCGGGCAAAATCCCGGCTCAATCGCATCGACTGGCGTCACAGCCGACGCCAAAACCTGGGTGAGACAGGCATATCGCCGCGCCGACGCCGCGCCCTCGGGCGGCTTTGCCGCGAACCAGGAATTCTTGAAACAACTATACGGCGGCATGGATTCGGGGCAAACGGTCGATTCCTCCGCAGCTCATAACGACTCAAGGCAGGAATTGCCGGGCGTGGAGCTGGTTGATGTCACTACCGGCGAGATGCTTACCCGTGATGAAATTCTCTTTCTCGGACAGTTTGCCGAGCTTTATCTGATATTCATGAGCCGCGTGGAGATATTTGTTATCGACCAGCACACCGCTCATGAGAGAGTTCTGTATGAGGAAAATCTGGAAACGATAAATCGCGGCTCGGGGGTGGCGCAGAATCTGTTGTTTCCGGTGACGATTTCCCTGGCGCCGGACCGCTACGCCCTCTTTGAAGAAACCGCGGGCCTTCTGCAAGCGGCAGGATTCGTGGCGGAACCGTTTGGCCCAAGAACCGTGCTATTATCGGCGGTGCCATCAGTACTCTCCCGCAAATCGCCCGAAAAAGTGTTCCTTCAGATTATCGATGATATCGGAGTGATAAAAGGAGCGGAGCATGATTTGAAAAAAGCGGTCGCCCAGTCAATTGCCTGCCGCTCAGCGGTCATGTCCGGGGACCGTCTCGGCGCCGAAGAAGCTTTGAATCTCTTCAAACGGCTGCTGGCGGCGAAGGATAATTACTGCTGCCCGCATGGTCGCCCCACCATCTTTAGAATCAGCAAGAGTGAACTTGATTTCAAATTCGGACGGAAATAA
- the miaA gene encoding tRNA (adenosine(37)-N6)-dimethylallyltransferase MiaA, translating into MPVLTGPTGSGKSEILLKLFREYPDLEVISADSRQIYRGLDIGTDKPTPEQREKYRFHLIDIVSPGERYTAFDFTRDARQWLEKIQSEGRKALVCGGTGLYVRSLVEGIAEIPEGDYHYREQLQEEVATRGSQYLYEQLKAIDPNEAEKIHPHNIRRIIRALEIYKITGQPKSSFLSESRTDSNNEVNFMVICLMPDRERLYKAINDRVDKMMKAGLLREVEELYNRGMKDAILAINVIGYNELIDYLDDRISLDSAITQIKQNTRRFAKRQITWFKGMKNIRYARSDKEVIDILRVLWKREK; encoded by the coding sequence GTGCCGGTTCTTACAGGACCGACCGGTTCCGGCAAAAGCGAAATTCTGCTGAAACTTTTCCGGGAATATCCCGACCTGGAAGTTATTTCGGCCGATTCGCGCCAGATTTACCGCGGACTTGATATCGGAACCGATAAACCTACGCCCGAGCAGAGGGAAAAGTATCGGTTTCACTTGATTGATATCGTGTCGCCCGGTGAGCGATATACCGCCTTTGACTTTACTCGCGATGCCCGGCAATGGCTTGAAAAGATACAATCTGAGGGTCGAAAAGCGTTGGTCTGTGGCGGCACGGGACTTTATGTACGCTCACTGGTGGAAGGAATCGCGGAAATCCCGGAAGGAGACTATCATTACCGGGAGCAACTTCAGGAGGAAGTAGCGACCCGGGGATCGCAGTATCTCTATGAGCAGCTTAAAGCAATAGACCCGAACGAGGCGGAAAAGATACATCCTCATAATATTCGCCGGATTATCAGAGCCCTTGAGATTTACAAGATAACTGGCCAGCCGAAATCATCGTTTCTATCCGAAAGTCGGACGGACAGCAATAATGAAGTCAATTTTATGGTGATTTGCCTCATGCCGGATAGGGAGAGACTGTATAAGGCTATAAATGACCGGGTGGACAAGATGATGAAAGCAGGACTATTGCGGGAGGTAGAGGAGCTTTACAACCGGGGAATGAAGGATGCGATCCTTGCGATTAATGTAATTGGTTATAATGAGTTAATCGATTATCTGGATGACCGTATTAGCCTCGATTCGGCGATAACCCAGATTAAGCAGAATACTCGTCGATTTGCCAAACGGCAGATTACCTGGTTTAAGGGGATGAAAAATATCCGATATGCCCGAAGTGATAAGGAAGTTATTGATATACTAAGGGTTCTCTGGAAAAGGGAAAAATAA
- a CDS encoding LysM peptidoglycan-binding domain-containing protein — MHKQAFLFLLVATVGLFVFSCTNPRLQKAGDKGETGQQGQLDDSGAGETEIFELEPMGESPQEISDSATMAFDGAAAIDDVISRRLDIAQEYCTMGILANRETAWEEAEYYFEKSLSILGELDIDTESDSLTSEGIRYNRLLAEITANYRTTLVSLGHLPEDVSPEALISRFSEMNNLKIDSSEYKRLETYTQEKLSYDVPIVFNDRVKKCIVYYQTVARDAVKRYLGRSTKYNPMILRIFAEYGLPLDLSYLALVESGYNPHAYSWARAMGLWQFIASTGRLYNLDRTWWYDERKDPVKATHAAARHLKDLYNEFGSWELALAAYNCGPGRIRTAIRKTRTEDFWMMRLPKQTMDYVPFFMAAVMICKDPARFGFTDINYEPEWTFDEVKINKSLELKTVAKAIDCTVEELKELNPELLRQHTPPNVKNYMLRIPVGTKDAFLAAYDEMPSSKQTSWVYHNIRRGESLSTIARKYGVSVYAIREANNLSSKSRIIAGKNLIIPVPGGATYAETEPKASRKYAAEGDSYVVRAGDTVSDIAAAFGTTAEEIRRLNRLNRRSFIYVGQRLKVRSDGAEQNAEVRASSAEGASVYVVRKGDTLWDIAKRFGISVSYLRKLNNLGSRGKIYPGQKLLISSADSTSSYRIYTVKRGDTLYGIADQFRTSVANLLAWNKLDDPGNIKVGERLKIFSN; from the coding sequence ATGCATAAGCAGGCTTTTCTGTTCTTGTTAGTTGCAACGGTTGGATTGTTCGTATTCTCATGCACCAATCCCCGTCTGCAGAAAGCTGGAGATAAAGGGGAAACGGGGCAGCAGGGGCAGCTCGATGATAGTGGGGCTGGGGAAACAGAAATATTCGAGCTGGAGCCGATGGGGGAGAGTCCGCAGGAGATAAGCGATTCAGCGACAATGGCATTTGATGGCGCTGCCGCCATTGATGACGTTATATCAAGACGGCTTGATATTGCCCAGGAATACTGCACAATGGGGATTCTGGCTAACCGCGAGACAGCCTGGGAGGAAGCTGAGTACTATTTTGAAAAATCGCTTTCCATTCTGGGAGAACTTGATATAGATACCGAATCTGATTCGCTCACCTCGGAAGGGATACGATATAATCGTCTTCTGGCGGAAATCACCGCCAACTATCGCACCACCCTGGTGTCGCTAGGGCATCTTCCGGAGGATGTTTCTCCGGAGGCTCTGATATCACGGTTCTCCGAGATGAATAACCTGAAGATTGATTCCTCGGAATACAAACGTCTGGAGACTTATACACAGGAAAAGCTGAGTTACGATGTTCCTATTGTCTTTAATGACCGGGTGAAGAAGTGTATTGTCTACTATCAGACTGTGGCGCGGGATGCGGTTAAGCGATATCTGGGCCGTTCTACCAAATACAATCCGATGATTCTGAGGATTTTCGCTGAATATGGATTGCCTCTGGATTTGTCATACCTGGCGCTGGTGGAATCGGGGTATAATCCACACGCCTATTCCTGGGCTCGCGCCATGGGACTCTGGCAGTTTATTGCCTCAACTGGAAGACTCTATAACCTGGACCGCACCTGGTGGTACGACGAAAGGAAGGACCCGGTCAAGGCGACTCATGCCGCAGCGCGGCATCTGAAAGACCTGTATAACGAGTTTGGCAGCTGGGAACTGGCGCTGGCGGCGTATAATTGCGGTCCCGGACGAATTCGCACCGCCATAAGGAAAACGCGCACGGAAGATTTCTGGATGATGCGGCTTCCCAAGCAGACGATGGATTATGTGCCGTTTTTCATGGCGGCAGTGATGATATGCAAGGACCCGGCCCGATTCGGCTTCACCGATATCAATTATGAACCGGAATGGACTTTCGATGAGGTGAAGATTAACAAGAGCCTGGAACTGAAAACGGTTGCCAAGGCGATTGACTGCACGGTGGAAGAGCTCAAAGAGCTGAATCCCGAATTGCTTCGGCAGCATACGCCACCCAATGTAAAGAATTATATGCTGCGAATTCCGGTCGGAACCAAGGATGCGTTTCTTGCCGCCTATGACGAGATGCCGTCATCGAAACAGACCAGCTGGGTATATCATAACATAAGACGCGGGGAGTCGCTTTCGACCATTGCCCGCAAGTACGGGGTTTCGGTCTATGCCATTCGGGAGGCGAATAACCTCAGCTCCAAGTCGCGCATTATAGCGGGAAAAAATCTTATTATTCCAGTGCCGGGCGGAGCTACCTATGCCGAGACCGAGCCGAAAGCGTCACGCAAATATGCCGCTGAAGGAGACAGCTATGTGGTTCGAGCCGGCGATACCGTCTCCGATATCGCCGCCGCATTTGGCACTACCGCCGAAGAGATTCGACGGTTGAACCGCCTGAACCGCCGCTCTTTCATCTATGTCGGTCAAAGACTGAAAGTCCGCTCTGACGGCGCCGAACAAAACGCCGAAGTTCGCGCCAGTTCCGCTGAAGGAGCCAGCGTTTATGTAGTGCGCAAGGGAGACACGCTCTGGGATATCGCCAAGCGTTTCGGGATTTCGGTCTCGTATCTAAGAAAATTGAATAACCTGGGAAGCCGGGGGAAGATATACCCGGGGCAGAAACTCCTTATCTCGAGCGCCGACTCGACTTCAAGTTATCGAATCTATACGGTCAAACGCGGTGATACCCTCTATGGAATTGCCGACCAGTTCAGGACATCGGTCGCCAATCTTCTGGCATGGAATAAGCTGGATGACCCCGGTAATATCAAAGTGGGGGAAAGGCTGAAAATTTTCAGTAATTAG
- the sppA gene encoding signal peptide peptidase SppA, which yields MAGKRDAIVAVIIILTFFFVGGFFILLFLGTWGEDDGISISGGGSRIAVVEVFGTISEAEPIVKQLKKWGKSSSVKGIVVHIDSPGGGVAPSQEIYDAIRKIRDEEEKVVVVSMSSLAASGGYYIACAADRIVANPGTLTGSIGVIIQFLTAEKLLQKIGIGYERVKSGDLKDVGALDRAMTDKEREMLTAVIMDTYEQFVEVVAEGRELDKDDVYQLANGAIYTGRQAYGLGLVDTLGTFDDALQIAADLAGLKGEPQTIQEPKPKKGLWELLGVGMNEIQQTVQGESGGPRIMYLY from the coding sequence ATGGCAGGAAAACGAGACGCCATTGTCGCGGTAATCATCATTCTAACATTTTTCTTTGTCGGGGGCTTTTTCATCCTGCTTTTCCTGGGAACGTGGGGAGAAGATGACGGGATTAGTATCTCGGGCGGCGGTTCGCGAATTGCGGTGGTTGAAGTTTTTGGCACTATTTCTGAAGCCGAACCGATAGTCAAGCAGTTGAAGAAATGGGGGAAATCATCCAGTGTCAAGGGAATTGTGGTTCATATAGATTCACCCGGCGGCGGAGTTGCGCCATCACAGGAAATATATGATGCCATCAGAAAAATTCGGGATGAGGAAGAAAAAGTAGTGGTAGTATCGATGTCGTCTCTGGCGGCATCAGGCGGTTATTATATTGCCTGCGCCGCCGACCGGATCGTGGCCAATCCAGGGACGTTAACCGGCTCTATCGGAGTCATAATTCAATTCTTGACGGCGGAGAAACTGCTGCAAAAAATCGGGATAGGGTACGAGCGGGTAAAGTCGGGCGACCTGAAAGATGTGGGGGCCTTGGACCGGGCTATGACCGATAAAGAGAGGGAAATGCTGACCGCGGTCATAATGGACACCTATGAGCAGTTTGTCGAAGTGGTGGCGGAGGGACGGGAACTGGATAAAGATGATGTCTATCAGCTGGCCAATGGCGCCATTTACACCGGACGGCAGGCTTATGGATTGGGGCTGGTGGACACGCTGGGGACTTTTGACGACGCACTCCAGATTGCCGCTGACCTCGCCGGTTTAAAAGGGGAGCCGCAGACCATACAGGAGCCAAAGCCAAAGAAAGGGCTCTGGGAGCTTTTGGGGGTCGGAATGAATGAAATTCAACAAACGGTTCAGGGGGAAAGCGGGGGACCGAGAATTATGTATCTGTATTAA
- a CDS encoding HU family DNA-binding protein, whose protein sequence is MTKADLVEKVAEKTGLTRTDVAVVVDAFLETVKKSMETGNNIEIRGFGTFKVKLRKSRKARNPRTGDVVPVPGRKVPVFKPSNEFKNLITKLPV, encoded by the coding sequence ATGACCAAGGCTGACCTGGTAGAAAAAGTAGCCGAGAAGACCGGCTTGACCAGAACTGATGTCGCAGTGGTTGTTGATGCATTCCTGGAGACGGTGAAGAAATCGATGGAGACCGGTAACAATATCGAAATCCGCGGTTTCGGGACATTCAAAGTGAAGTTACGGAAATCGCGCAAGGCGCGCAATCCGCGGACTGGCGATGTGGTCCCGGTTCCGGGAAGAAAGGTCCCGGTGTTTAAGCCATCGAACGAATTCAAGAACCTGATTACGAAACTGCCGGTCTGA